GCATCGTGTGCAAGGCCGCCCCTGGGGACAGGCTTTCGCGCGGCGAGCGCTACGGCATGATCAAGTTCGGGTCCCGGCTTGACGTCTATTTGCCACGTGGTTATCATCCTGCCGTGACAATGGGGCAGAAAACCACGGCCGGCTTGACCGTTCTGGCGAAAAAAGACGACTAGCCCCTGTCCGCCGACCTCTCCATGGAAGAAAAAATGACCCAGAGCCGGGCGCGCAGGAGCGTCTACATCCTGCCCAACCTGTTTACCACGGCGAGCCTTTTCGCCGGGTTTCTGGGCGCGATCTGGGCCATCGAGGGCCGGTTCGACATGACCGCCCTGGCCATTCTTTTTTCCTGCCTCTTCGACGGCCTCGACGGCAAGGTGGCCCGGCTCACCGGCACCAGCAGCGATTTCGGCGTCCAGTTCGATTCGCTCTCCGACCTTGTCGCCTTCGGCGTGACCCCGGCGATTCTCGTCTACCAGTGGCAGCTGTCCCAGTTCGGCCGGCTCGGCATCCTGGCGGCGTTCATGCTTGTGGCCTGCGGCGCCTTGCGCCTGGCCCGGTTCAACGTCATGTCCGGGGCGACGTCGTCCTCCAAGAAGTTTTTCATCGGGCTGCCCATTCCGGCCGCCGGCTGCATGATCGCGCTTTTCTTCATGTTCGAGCGCTATCTGCCCGACGATTTCGCCGCCGCCGTCATTCCCAAGGTCTGCCTCATCCTCGTCTATCTCCTGTCCTTCCTCATGGTCAGCCGCGTGCGCTACGCCTCCTTCAAGGAGTTCGGGCTGGTCAAGGCCCATCCCTTCAGCGCCATGGTCACGGCCATGCTCCTCTTCGTCGTGGTCGCCTCAGAGCCCTGGCTCATCGGCTTCCTCCTCTTTACCGCCTACCTTATCTCCGGTCCCATCTACACCTATTTCATTCTGCCGCGCCGCGCCAAGCTACGGGAGCCCCTCCAGGAGCTCTCATAATACCATTATCCCCTTTCTGACATCGCTTGTCATCGTCCGGGCCCTCGGCTACCAACACAGTTTGTTGCGCGCCGTGCGCGCTGCTTCTCCCGCGCCTATGCGGGAAACAAAGGGGAGATTCCCATGCCCGACAAGAATAGGGTATTCATTTTCGATACCACGCTCCGGGACGGCGAACAGTCGCCCGGGGCCACCATGACCCGCGAGGAAAAAATCCGCATGGCCCGCCAGCTCGAAACGCTCGGCGTGGACGTGATCGAGGCCGGATTCCCGGCCGCAAGCGTCGGCGACTTCGAGTCCGTGGCCGCCATCGCGACGACCGTGACCAAACCCGTTGTGGCCGCCCTGTGCCGTGCCCTGCCCTCGGACATCGACCGGGGCTACGAGGCCATCAAGGACGCCAAACGCAAACGTATCCATACCTTCCTCGCCACCTCGCCCCTGCACATGGAGCACAAGCTCGGCAAGACGCCGGAACAGGTGCTCCAGATGGCCGTGGCCGCCGTCAGGCACGCTGCGGCCAAGGGCGATGCCGAGGTCCAGTTTTCGGCCGAGGATGCCTCGCGCTCGGAGCGGGATTTTCTGGCCAAGGTCTGCACGGAAGTCATCGCCGCCGGGGCGACCATCATCAACATCCCGGATACCGTGGGCTACGCCCAGCCCGGCGAATTCGCCGACCTTATCCGCTTCCTGCTCTCCACCGTGCCGGGCGCGGACAAGGTGACCTTCGCCGTCCACTGCCACAACGACCTGGGCCTTGGCGTGGCCAACACCCTGGCCGCCCTCGAGGCCGGTGCGCGGCAAGCCGAGGTGACGCTTTCCGGCATCGGTGAACGGGCCGGCAACGCGTCGCTCGAACAGGTGGTCATGGCGCTCAACACCCGCCCCAACTACTATCATCTGGATACCGGCATCGTGACCGAGGAGATATTTCCCTCCTGCCGTCGCCTCTCCGGCATCATCGGCCAACCGATTCCGCCCTATGCGCCGGTCATCGGCCGCAACGCCTTTGCCCACGAGTCCGGCATCCACCAGCACGGCGTGCTTAAGGATCGCCGCACCTACGAGATCATGACCGCCGAAAGCATCGGCCGCAAGGGCGCGGTGGTGGTGCTCGGCAAGCACTCCGGCCGCCATGCCCTGGACGCCAAGGTCAAGGAACTCAATTATACGCTCAACGACGACGAGCTGAAGATCGTCTTTGACGCGGTCAAGGAACTGGCCGACCGCAAGCAGAATATCCTCGACGAGGACATCGAGGCGCTCATCCTCGAAAAGATCCTGCGTCGGCCCGACCATTTCGCCCTGCGCCACATCTCCGTGCACTGCGGCAACGTGGAACTCGCGCCCATGGCCGTGGTCCAGATGCTCGTGAACGGCAAGGAAGTGCGCCAGTACTCGTCCGGCTCCGGCCCGGTCGACGCGGCCTTCAACGCCGTGTGCGCCGCCGTGGGCCGCAAGCCCGATCTCGAGGAATTCCACATCAACGCCATCACCGGCGGCACCGACG
The window above is part of the Solidesulfovibrio fructosivorans JJ] genome. Proteins encoded here:
- the pssA gene encoding CDP-diacylglycerol--serine O-phosphatidyltransferase, producing the protein MEEKMTQSRARRSVYILPNLFTTASLFAGFLGAIWAIEGRFDMTALAILFSCLFDGLDGKVARLTGTSSDFGVQFDSLSDLVAFGVTPAILVYQWQLSQFGRLGILAAFMLVACGALRLARFNVMSGATSSSKKFFIGLPIPAAGCMIALFFMFERYLPDDFAAAVIPKVCLILVYLLSFLMVSRVRYASFKEFGLVKAHPFSAMVTAMLLFVVVASEPWLIGFLLFTAYLISGPIYTYFILPRRAKLREPLQELS
- a CDS encoding 2-isopropylmalate synthase — its product is MPDKNRVFIFDTTLRDGEQSPGATMTREEKIRMARQLETLGVDVIEAGFPAASVGDFESVAAIATTVTKPVVAALCRALPSDIDRGYEAIKDAKRKRIHTFLATSPLHMEHKLGKTPEQVLQMAVAAVRHAAAKGDAEVQFSAEDASRSERDFLAKVCTEVIAAGATIINIPDTVGYAQPGEFADLIRFLLSTVPGADKVTFAVHCHNDLGLGVANTLAALEAGARQAEVTLSGIGERAGNASLEQVVMALNTRPNYYHLDTGIVTEEIFPSCRRLSGIIGQPIPPYAPVIGRNAFAHESGIHQHGVLKDRRTYEIMTAESIGRKGAVVVLGKHSGRHALDAKVKELNYTLNDDELKIVFDAVKELADRKQNILDEDIEALILEKILRRPDHFALRHISVHCGNVELAPMAVVQMLVNGKEVRQYSSGSGPVDAAFNAVCAAVGRKPDLEEFHINAITGGTDAQGEVTVRVREGAATSVGRGVHDDVIMASTLAFINALNRLAKKE